In one window of Tursiops truncatus isolate mTurTru1 chromosome 5, mTurTru1.mat.Y, whole genome shotgun sequence DNA:
- the TET2 gene encoding methylcytosine dioxygenase TET2 isoform X4 → MEQDRTNHVEGNRLSPFLIPSSSPICQTEPLAIKLQNGSPLTKRPYPEVNGDTKWQPCKSHYGIPHMKGSQNSRVSPDFIQESRGYSRCLQNGGIKRTVSEPSLSGLHQNKKLKQDQKANGESKNFGESQERNPGKGSSQPNVSDMSDKRESVSSAAQGNEVKDFTVFSSHNCSGSENPELQILNQQEGKNANYHDKNIVLLLKNKAVLMPNGATVSASSMENTHGELLEKTLSQYYPDCVSIAVQKTTSHIHAINNSQATNELSCEITHPSHTSGQINFPQTSNSELPPEPAAVVTEACGADSASIPAAVPGACPFPKPEQRKSVFEMCPSPAENSNIQGTTKLVSGEEFCSGSSSNLQAPGGSSEQYLKQNEMNGAYFKQSSVFTKDSFSATTTPPPSQLLLSPPPPLPQVPQLPSEGKSTLNDGVLEEHHHYPNQSNTTLLREVKIEGHHEAPPSQSPTPSTQVSNPSPMLPERPQNYCVNKNDIRTPGTMMVPLCSEKTRQLSERLKHNPPILGSSGDAQDHCQQLMGHKEQEIFKSQDKEQTRDPVLPTQPYLKPGWIELKAPHCHQAESHLKCNEATLRSILQYQSNASHQMTSKQYTGNSNVPGGLPGQAYTQKIMQPEQRPPRYQAEMNQGQSQGTVDQHLQFQKPSLQVHFSKTDPSPEAHRQSVCALRCHFQQRPDPQTEKLMPPTLKRHLNQQASETDPFSNSHLSQHKPHKHAAQTQPSQTSHLSQNQQQQQKLQMTNKEQMPQTFSHPQGNSDQQREGSFFSQIKGEKCFRGEDQHSKSSEFQTHNPQVGLEQVQNMNSINSPYGQILKSNASKVQISCSNNIHVVPENKEQTVNSELFAGNKIPNSHHMQYFPNNVTPKQDVLHRCFQELEQKPQQASVLQGYKNRNQDVSSQQAAQLAQQRYLMQNQANAFPLPNQAGSHIQTLPQKDIQKHAALRWHLLQKQEQQQTQQLQAESCHSQMQRPIKVEPGSKPHACMRLMSAQPENKMWKKIPKQEIPPPSCDNMQQRSILETMEQHLKQFQVKSLFDHKALTLKSQKQVKVEMSGPVTVLTRQTTAAELDSHTPALEQQAMPSSEKTPTKRTAGSVLNNFLESPSKLLDTPIKNLLDTPVKTQYDFPSCRCVEQIIEKDEGPFYTHLGAGPNVAAIREIMEERFGQKGKAIRIERVIYTGKEGKSSQGCPIAKWVVRRSCSEEKLLCLVRERAGHTCEAAVIVILILVWEGIPLSLADKLYSELTETLRKYGTLTNRRCALNEDLASFVYQDLRQLQCSTIASDYFQQISPVGKRLYTIGELQVRSNEESLASGVF, encoded by the exons atggaacaggatagaacgAACCATGTTGAGGGCAACAGACTGAGTCCATTCCTGATACCATCTTCTTCTCCCATTTGCCAGACAGAACCTCTGGCTATAAAGCTCCAGAATGGAAGCCCATTAACCAAGAGACCTTATCCAGAAGTAAATGGAGACACCAAGTGGCAGCCTTGCAAGAGTCATTATGGAATACCCCACATGAAAGGAAGTCAGAATAGCCGCGTGAGTCCAGACTTCATACAAGAAAGTAGAGGGTATTCCAGATGTTTGCAAAATGGAGGGATAAAGCGCACAGTTAGTGAACCTTCTCTCTCTGGGCTCCATCAGAACAAGAAActgaaacaagaccaaaaggccaATGGAGAAAGCAAGAACTTCGGGGAAAGCCAAGAAAGAAATCCAGGCAAAGGCAGCAGTCAACCCAATGTCTCCGATATGAGTGATAAGAGAGAATCTGTTAGCTCTGCAGCCCAAGGAAATGAAGTTAAAGATTTCACTGTTTTTTCATCACATAACTGCAGTGGATCTGAAAATCCAGAGCTTCAGATTCTGAACCAACAGGAGGGGAAAAATGCTAACTACCACGACAAGAACATTGtattacttcttaaaaataaggCAGTGCTAATGCCTAATGGTGCTACAGTTTCTGCCTCTTCCATGGAAAACACACATGGTGAACTCCTGGAAAAGACGCTGTCTCAATATTATCCAGATTGTGTTTCCATTGCGGTGCAGAAAACCACATCTCACATACATGCCATTAACAACAGTCAGGCTACTAATGAGTTGTCCTGTGAGATCACTCACCCATCGCATACCTCAGGGCAGATCAATTTCCCACAGACCTCGAACTCTGAGCTGCCTCCAGAGCCAGCTGCAGTGGTGACTGAGGCCTGTGGCGCTGATAGTGCCAGTATACCAGCTGCAGTGCCAGGGGCCTGTCCCTTTCCGAAACCAGAGCAACGAAAGTCAGTTTTTGAGATGTGCCCGTCTCCGGCAGAAAACAGTAACATCCAAGGAACCACAAAGCTAGTATCTGGTGAAGAATTCTGTTCAGGTTCCAGCAGCAATTTGCAGGCTCCTGGTGGCAGCTCTGAACAGtatttaaagcaaaatgaaatgaatggTGCTTACTTCAAGCAAAGCTCAGTGTTCACTAAGGATTCCTTTTCTGCCACTaccacaccaccaccatcacaattGCTTCTTTCTCCCCCTCCGCCTCTTCCGCAGGTTCCTCAGCTTCCTTCTGAAGGAAAAAGCACTCTGAATGATGGAGTTTTGGAAGAACACCATCACTACCCCAACCAAAGTAACACAACTCTTTTAAGGGAAGTGAAAATAGAGGGTCACCACGAGGCACCACCATCCCAGAGTCCAACTCCCTCTACACAAGTATCCAACCCCTCTCCGATGCTTCCAGAAAGGCCTCAGAATTACTGTGTTAACAAGAATGACATACGGACTCCAGGGACAATGATGGTTCCATTGTGTTCTGAGAAAACAAGACAACTATCAGAACGTCTCAAACATAACCCACCAATTCTTGGTAGCAGTGGAGATGCACAGGACCACTGCCAGCAGTTGATGGGACACAAAGAGCAAGAGATCTTCAAGAGTCAAGACAAGGAACAGACACGAGACCCTGTGCTCCCAACACAGCCCTATCTGAAACCAGGATGGATTGAATTGAAGGCCCCTCACTGTCATCAAGCAGAATCCCATCTGAAATGTAATGAGGCAACCCTGCGGTCAATTCTTCAGTATCAGTCCAACGCCTCCCATCAAATGACCTCCAAACAATACACTGGAAATTCCAACGTGCCTGGGGGGCTCCCAGGGCAAGCTTACACCCAGAAAATAATGCAACCGGAGCAGAGACCACCAAGGTACCAAGCTGAGATGAATCAAGGGCAGTCTCAAGGTACAGTGGACCAGCATCTCCAGTTCCAAAAACCCTCACTCCAGGTGCACTTCTCCAAAACGGACCCTTCACCCGAAGCTCACAGACAGTCAGTCTGTGCCCTGAGGTGTCATTTCCAACAAAGACCAGATCCCCAAACTGAGAAACTCATGCCCCCAACATTGAAACGGCACTTGAATCAACAGGCTTCCGAGACTGACCCATTCTCAAACTCACACCTTTCACAACATAAGCCTCATAAGCACGCAGCACAAACACAACCATCCCAGACTTCACATCTCTCTCAAAACCAGCAACAGCAGCAAAAactacagatgacaaataaggaACAGATGCCCCAGACCTTTTCTCATCCCCAAGGCAACAGTGATCAGCAAAGAGAAGGATCATTCTTtagccagattaaaggagaaaaatgctttCGTGGTGAAGATCAACATTCAAAATCAAGTGAGTTCCAGACTCATAATCCCCAAGTGGGACTGGAGCAAGTACAGAATATGAATAGTATAAATTCCCCCTATGGTCAGATCTTGAAGTCAAATGCAAGCAAAGTGCAGATTTCTTGTTCAAACAATATACACGTAGttccagaaaataaagaacagactGTAAATTCTGAACTCTTTGCAGGAAACAAGATCCCAAACTCACATCACatgcaatattttccaaataatgtGACCCCAAAGCAAGATGTTCTTCACAGGTGCTTTCAAGAACTAGAACAGAAGCCTCAACAAGCTTCAGTTCTACAGGGatataaaaatagaaaccaaGATGTGTCTAGCCAACAAGCTGCACAGCTCGCTCAGCAAAGGTACCTGATGCAAAACCAAGCAAATGCGTTCCCTTTGCCCAATCAGGCAGGAAGTCACATTCAGACCCTGCCCCAGAAGGACATCCAAAAGCATGCTGCTCTAAGGTGGCACCTTTTGCAGAAGCAAGAACAGCAGCAAACACAACAGCTCCAAGCCGAGTCTTGCCATAGTCAGATGCAAAGGCCAATTAAAGTCGAACCGGGATCCAAGCCCCACGCCTGTATGCGCCTCATGTCAgcacagccagaaaacaaaatgtggaaaaagATACCCAAGCAGGAGATTCCACCTCCGAGCTGTGATAACATGCAGCAGCGGAGCATCCTTGAGACCATGGAGCAGCATCTGAAGCAATTTCAGGTCAAATCATTATTTGACCATAAGGCTCTTACTCTAAAATCACAGAAGCAAGTAAAAGTTGAAATGTCAGGGCCAGTCACAGTTTTAACTAGACAAACCACTGCTGCAGAACTTGATAGCCACACCCCAGCTTTAGAGCAGCAAGCAATGCCTTCCTCAGAAAAGACACCAACCAAAAGAACAGCTGGTTCtgttctcaataattttttagaGTCACCTTCCAAATTACTAGATACTCctataaaaaatttattggatACACCTGTCAAGACTCAGTATGATTTCCCATCATGCAGATGTGTAG AGCAAATTATTGAAAAAGATGAAGGTCCTTTTTATACCCATCTAGGAGCAGGTCCTAATGTGGCAGCTATTAGAGAAATCATGGAAGAAAG GTTTGGACAGAAGGGTAAAGCTATTAGGATTGAAAGAGTCATCTATACTGGTAAAGAAGGCAAAAGTTCTCAGGGATGTCCTATTGCCAAATGG GTGGTTCGCAGAAGCTGCAGCGAGGAGAAGCTACTGTGCTTGGTGCGAGAGCGAGCTGGCCACACCTGTGAGGCTGCGGTGATTGTGATTCTCATCCTGGTGTGGGAAGGAATCCCACTCTCTCTGGCTGACAAACTGTACTCCGAGCTCACCGAGACCCTGAGGAAATACGGCACGCTCACCAATCGTCGGTGTGCCCTGAATGAAGA tctagctagTTTTGTCTACCAAGACCTCAGGCAGCTGCAATGTTCAACAATTGCCTCTGACTATTTTCAACAAATATCTCCAGTGGGGAAAAGGCTATATACAATAGGTGAACTCCAAGTCAGATCAAATGAAGAAAGCCTTGCCAGTGGTGTCTTCTAG
- the TET2 gene encoding methylcytosine dioxygenase TET2 isoform X2, translating into MEQDRTNHVEGNRLSPFLIPSSSPICQTEPLAIKLQNGSPLTKRPYPEVNGDTKWQPCKSHYGIPHMKGSQNSRVSPDFIQESRGYSRCLQNGGIKRTVSEPSLSGLHQNKKLKQDQKANGESKNFGESQERNPGKGSSQPNVSDMSDKRESVSSAAQGNEVKDFTVFSSHNCSGSENPELQILNQQEGKNANYHDKNIVLLLKNKAVLMPNGATVSASSMENTHGELLEKTLSQYYPDCVSIAVQKTTSHIHAINNSQATNELSCEITHPSHTSGQINFPQTSNSELPPEPAAVVTEACGADSASIPAAVPGACPFPKPEQRKSVFEMCPSPAENSNIQGTTKLVSGEEFCSGSSSNLQAPGGSSEQYLKQNEMNGAYFKQSSVFTKDSFSATTTPPPSQLLLSPPPPLPQVPQLPSEGKSTLNDGVLEEHHHYPNQSNTTLLREVKIEGHHEAPPSQSPTPSTQVSNPSPMLPERPQNYCVNKNDIRTPGTMMVPLCSEKTRQLSERLKHNPPILGSSGDAQDHCQQLMGHKEQEIFKSQDKEQTRDPVLPTQPYLKPGWIELKAPHCHQAESHLKCNEATLRSILQYQSNASHQMTSKQYTGNSNVPGGLPGQAYTQKIMQPEQRPPRYQAEMNQGQSQGTVDQHLQFQKPSLQVHFSKTDPSPEAHRQSVCALRCHFQQRPDPQTEKLMPPTLKRHLNQQASETDPFSNSHLSQHKPHKHAAQTQPSQTSHLSQNQQQQQKLQMTNKEQMPQTFSHPQGNSDQQREGSFFSQIKGEKCFRGEDQHSKSSEFQTHNPQVGLEQVQNMNSINSPYGQILKSNASKVQISCSNNIHVVPENKEQTVNSELFAGNKIPNSHHMQYFPNNVTPKQDVLHRCFQELEQKPQQASVLQGYKNRNQDVSSQQAAQLAQQRYLMQNQANAFPLPNQAGSHIQTLPQKDIQKHAALRWHLLQKQEQQQTQQLQAESCHSQMQRPIKVEPGSKPHACMRLMSAQPENKMWKKIPKQEIPPPSCDNMQQRSILETMEQHLKQFQVKSLFDHKALTLKSQKQVKVEMSGPVTVLTRQTTAAELDSHTPALEQQAMPSSEKTPTKRTAGSVLNNFLESPSKLLDTPIKNLLDTPVKTQYDFPSCRCVEQIIEKDEGPFYTHLGAGPNVAAIREIMEERFGQKGKAIRIERVIYTGKEGKSSQGCPIAKWVVRRSCSEEKLLCLVRERAGHTCEAAVIVILILVWEGIPLSLADKLYSELTETLRKYGTLTNRRCALNEERTCACQGLDPETCGASFSFGCSWSMYYNGCKFARSKIPRKFKLLGDDPKEEEKLESHLQNLSTLMAPTYKKLAPDAYNNQIEYEEIKLSLFADNMCVESPKESTKKLPRTNKCFSTVAKYKNRLYFSILAINH; encoded by the exons atggaacaggatagaacgAACCATGTTGAGGGCAACAGACTGAGTCCATTCCTGATACCATCTTCTTCTCCCATTTGCCAGACAGAACCTCTGGCTATAAAGCTCCAGAATGGAAGCCCATTAACCAAGAGACCTTATCCAGAAGTAAATGGAGACACCAAGTGGCAGCCTTGCAAGAGTCATTATGGAATACCCCACATGAAAGGAAGTCAGAATAGCCGCGTGAGTCCAGACTTCATACAAGAAAGTAGAGGGTATTCCAGATGTTTGCAAAATGGAGGGATAAAGCGCACAGTTAGTGAACCTTCTCTCTCTGGGCTCCATCAGAACAAGAAActgaaacaagaccaaaaggccaATGGAGAAAGCAAGAACTTCGGGGAAAGCCAAGAAAGAAATCCAGGCAAAGGCAGCAGTCAACCCAATGTCTCCGATATGAGTGATAAGAGAGAATCTGTTAGCTCTGCAGCCCAAGGAAATGAAGTTAAAGATTTCACTGTTTTTTCATCACATAACTGCAGTGGATCTGAAAATCCAGAGCTTCAGATTCTGAACCAACAGGAGGGGAAAAATGCTAACTACCACGACAAGAACATTGtattacttcttaaaaataaggCAGTGCTAATGCCTAATGGTGCTACAGTTTCTGCCTCTTCCATGGAAAACACACATGGTGAACTCCTGGAAAAGACGCTGTCTCAATATTATCCAGATTGTGTTTCCATTGCGGTGCAGAAAACCACATCTCACATACATGCCATTAACAACAGTCAGGCTACTAATGAGTTGTCCTGTGAGATCACTCACCCATCGCATACCTCAGGGCAGATCAATTTCCCACAGACCTCGAACTCTGAGCTGCCTCCAGAGCCAGCTGCAGTGGTGACTGAGGCCTGTGGCGCTGATAGTGCCAGTATACCAGCTGCAGTGCCAGGGGCCTGTCCCTTTCCGAAACCAGAGCAACGAAAGTCAGTTTTTGAGATGTGCCCGTCTCCGGCAGAAAACAGTAACATCCAAGGAACCACAAAGCTAGTATCTGGTGAAGAATTCTGTTCAGGTTCCAGCAGCAATTTGCAGGCTCCTGGTGGCAGCTCTGAACAGtatttaaagcaaaatgaaatgaatggTGCTTACTTCAAGCAAAGCTCAGTGTTCACTAAGGATTCCTTTTCTGCCACTaccacaccaccaccatcacaattGCTTCTTTCTCCCCCTCCGCCTCTTCCGCAGGTTCCTCAGCTTCCTTCTGAAGGAAAAAGCACTCTGAATGATGGAGTTTTGGAAGAACACCATCACTACCCCAACCAAAGTAACACAACTCTTTTAAGGGAAGTGAAAATAGAGGGTCACCACGAGGCACCACCATCCCAGAGTCCAACTCCCTCTACACAAGTATCCAACCCCTCTCCGATGCTTCCAGAAAGGCCTCAGAATTACTGTGTTAACAAGAATGACATACGGACTCCAGGGACAATGATGGTTCCATTGTGTTCTGAGAAAACAAGACAACTATCAGAACGTCTCAAACATAACCCACCAATTCTTGGTAGCAGTGGAGATGCACAGGACCACTGCCAGCAGTTGATGGGACACAAAGAGCAAGAGATCTTCAAGAGTCAAGACAAGGAACAGACACGAGACCCTGTGCTCCCAACACAGCCCTATCTGAAACCAGGATGGATTGAATTGAAGGCCCCTCACTGTCATCAAGCAGAATCCCATCTGAAATGTAATGAGGCAACCCTGCGGTCAATTCTTCAGTATCAGTCCAACGCCTCCCATCAAATGACCTCCAAACAATACACTGGAAATTCCAACGTGCCTGGGGGGCTCCCAGGGCAAGCTTACACCCAGAAAATAATGCAACCGGAGCAGAGACCACCAAGGTACCAAGCTGAGATGAATCAAGGGCAGTCTCAAGGTACAGTGGACCAGCATCTCCAGTTCCAAAAACCCTCACTCCAGGTGCACTTCTCCAAAACGGACCCTTCACCCGAAGCTCACAGACAGTCAGTCTGTGCCCTGAGGTGTCATTTCCAACAAAGACCAGATCCCCAAACTGAGAAACTCATGCCCCCAACATTGAAACGGCACTTGAATCAACAGGCTTCCGAGACTGACCCATTCTCAAACTCACACCTTTCACAACATAAGCCTCATAAGCACGCAGCACAAACACAACCATCCCAGACTTCACATCTCTCTCAAAACCAGCAACAGCAGCAAAAactacagatgacaaataaggaACAGATGCCCCAGACCTTTTCTCATCCCCAAGGCAACAGTGATCAGCAAAGAGAAGGATCATTCTTtagccagattaaaggagaaaaatgctttCGTGGTGAAGATCAACATTCAAAATCAAGTGAGTTCCAGACTCATAATCCCCAAGTGGGACTGGAGCAAGTACAGAATATGAATAGTATAAATTCCCCCTATGGTCAGATCTTGAAGTCAAATGCAAGCAAAGTGCAGATTTCTTGTTCAAACAATATACACGTAGttccagaaaataaagaacagactGTAAATTCTGAACTCTTTGCAGGAAACAAGATCCCAAACTCACATCACatgcaatattttccaaataatgtGACCCCAAAGCAAGATGTTCTTCACAGGTGCTTTCAAGAACTAGAACAGAAGCCTCAACAAGCTTCAGTTCTACAGGGatataaaaatagaaaccaaGATGTGTCTAGCCAACAAGCTGCACAGCTCGCTCAGCAAAGGTACCTGATGCAAAACCAAGCAAATGCGTTCCCTTTGCCCAATCAGGCAGGAAGTCACATTCAGACCCTGCCCCAGAAGGACATCCAAAAGCATGCTGCTCTAAGGTGGCACCTTTTGCAGAAGCAAGAACAGCAGCAAACACAACAGCTCCAAGCCGAGTCTTGCCATAGTCAGATGCAAAGGCCAATTAAAGTCGAACCGGGATCCAAGCCCCACGCCTGTATGCGCCTCATGTCAgcacagccagaaaacaaaatgtggaaaaagATACCCAAGCAGGAGATTCCACCTCCGAGCTGTGATAACATGCAGCAGCGGAGCATCCTTGAGACCATGGAGCAGCATCTGAAGCAATTTCAGGTCAAATCATTATTTGACCATAAGGCTCTTACTCTAAAATCACAGAAGCAAGTAAAAGTTGAAATGTCAGGGCCAGTCACAGTTTTAACTAGACAAACCACTGCTGCAGAACTTGATAGCCACACCCCAGCTTTAGAGCAGCAAGCAATGCCTTCCTCAGAAAAGACACCAACCAAAAGAACAGCTGGTTCtgttctcaataattttttagaGTCACCTTCCAAATTACTAGATACTCctataaaaaatttattggatACACCTGTCAAGACTCAGTATGATTTCCCATCATGCAGATGTGTAG AGCAAATTATTGAAAAAGATGAAGGTCCTTTTTATACCCATCTAGGAGCAGGTCCTAATGTGGCAGCTATTAGAGAAATCATGGAAGAAAG GTTTGGACAGAAGGGTAAAGCTATTAGGATTGAAAGAGTCATCTATACTGGTAAAGAAGGCAAAAGTTCTCAGGGATGTCCTATTGCCAAATGG GTGGTTCGCAGAAGCTGCAGCGAGGAGAAGCTACTGTGCTTGGTGCGAGAGCGAGCTGGCCACACCTGTGAGGCTGCGGTGATTGTGATTCTCATCCTGGTGTGGGAAGGAATCCCACTCTCTCTGGCTGACAAACTGTACTCCGAGCTCACCGAGACCCTGAGGAAATACGGCACGCTCACCAATCGTCGGTGTGCCCTGAATGAAGA